In the genome of Pseudomonas sp. B33.4, the window GCAGAGCGCTCTCGCCGATTTCCTTGGTGTCGATCAGCGACGGGTAGTCGATGTCCGGCAACACGCCCTGATGCTGGGTGCTCTGCCCGGATACCCGGTAGAACTTGGCCAGGGTCAGTTTCAGTTCGCCATGGTTCAGCGGCTGAATGGTCTGCACGGTGCCTTTACCGAAGGTCTGGCCACCGATGATCAGCGCGCGGTGGTAGTCCTGCATGGCGCCGGCGAAAATCTCCGAAGCCGAAGCGGACAAGCGGTTGACCAGCAACGCCATCGGACCTTTGTAGAACGCGCCCGGGTTTTCATCTTCGAGTACGTCGACACGGCCATCGGCGTTACGCACGAGTACGGTCGGGCCTTTGTCGATGAACAGACTGGTCAGCTCGGTGGCTTCCTGCAGGGAACCGCCGCCGTTGTTGCGTAGGTCGATGACCACGCCGTCGACTTTGTCTTTCTGCAGTTCGGTCAGCAGCTTCTTGACGTCGCGAGTGGTGCTCTTGTAGTCCGGATCACCGGCACGGAACGCCTTGAAGTCGAGGTAGAAGGCTGGAATCTCGATGACGCCGAGTTTGTAGTCCTTGCCGTCCTGTTTCAGGCTGAGGATGGACTTCTTCACCGCCTGATCTTCGAGCTTCACCGCTTCCCGGGTGATCGGCACGATCTTGGTGGTCTGGTCGTTCGGCGCGTTGCTCGCCGGAATCACTTCCAGACGCACCACGGTGCCTTTCGGACCACGGATCAGCTTGACCACTTCGTCCAGACGCCAGCCGACCACGTCGACCATCTCTTTGTTGCCTTGGGCAACGCCGATGATCTTGTCGGCCGGGGCGACCTGCTTGGTCTTGTCAGCCGGGCCAGCAGGCACCAGACGCACGACCTTCACCTGGTCGTTGTCGCTTTGCAACACGGCACCGATACCCTCGAGGGACAGGCTCATGTTGATGTCGAAGTTTTCCGCGTTATCCGGCGACAGATAGTTGGTGTGCGGATCGTAGGACATGGCGAAGGTGTTGATGTACGCCTGGAAGATGTCTTCCGGACGGGTCTGGTCCAGGCGCGCCAACTGGTTCTTGTAGCGCTTGGTCAGGGTTTCCTGGATCTGCTTCGGCTCTTTGCCGGCGATCTTCATCCGCAGCACTTCGTCCTTGACGCGTTTGCGCCACAGGTCGTCGAGCTCAGCGGTGGATTTGAGCCAAGGGGCGTCCTTGCGATCGATCAGCAAGGTCTCCTTGGTGGTGAAGTCCATCTTGTCGACGCCTTTGTTCAGCTCGGCAAGGGCGAAGTCCAGACGCGCCTTGACGCGGTCCAGATAGCGCTTGTAGATGGTGAACCCGGCGTTGAGGTCGCCGCTTTTGAGGAAGTCGTCGAACTGGGTCTTCCACTTGTCGAATTCGGCGATGTCGCTGGCCATGAAGTAGCTGCGCGACGGATCCAGCAGCTTGATGTAGCTGTCATAGATGATCACCGAGCGCGCATCGTCGAGCGGCGGCTTGCTGTAGTGGTGACGCTTGAGCAACTCGACGACGTTCAGGCTGGCGATGACTTCATCGCGATCAGGCTGCAATTTGTCCCAGCTGTTGGCTGCGAATGTATTGCCCGACACCGGCAACAAACCGATACCGATGAAAAGAGCGAGGGCGGTGCTGGGGAGCAAATGCTTCATGCTGATTCGACGCGGGGACAATTGATAACGCATATTAGGCCGTCTTTGAAGTCGCCGGTTCTACGAGAGCCGGTCGCATAATGCAAAAAGCCCGGCGCTACAGCTTCGGGCTCAGTCCAGACTCACTATGGAGGCACTGTGAAGGCATTGCAAGGCGTTGACGGTCAAGTGGCATGGGTTGAAGAGCCGAGTCCTACGTGTGATGTAGGACAAGTCCGCATTCGAGTGGCGGCAGCTGGCCTTAATCGCGCCGATTTAT includes:
- a CDS encoding carboxy terminal-processing peptidase; translated protein: MKHLLPSTALALFIGIGLLPVSGNTFAANSWDKLQPDRDEVIASLNVVELLKRHHYSKPPLDDARSVIIYDSYIKLLDPSRSYFMASDIAEFDKWKTQFDDFLKSGDLNAGFTIYKRYLDRVKARLDFALAELNKGVDKMDFTTKETLLIDRKDAPWLKSTAELDDLWRKRVKDEVLRMKIAGKEPKQIQETLTKRYKNQLARLDQTRPEDIFQAYINTFAMSYDPHTNYLSPDNAENFDINMSLSLEGIGAVLQSDNDQVKVVRLVPAGPADKTKQVAPADKIIGVAQGNKEMVDVVGWRLDEVVKLIRGPKGTVVRLEVIPASNAPNDQTTKIVPITREAVKLEDQAVKKSILSLKQDGKDYKLGVIEIPAFYLDFKAFRAGDPDYKSTTRDVKKLLTELQKDKVDGVVIDLRNNGGGSLQEATELTSLFIDKGPTVLVRNADGRVDVLEDENPGAFYKGPMALLVNRLSASASEIFAGAMQDYHRALIIGGQTFGKGTVQTIQPLNHGELKLTLAKFYRVSGQSTQHQGVLPDIDYPSLIDTKEIGESALPEAMPWDTIRAAIKPAADPFKPFLAQLKSEHDTRTAKDAEFVFIRDKLALAQKLMEEKTVSLNEAERRAQHNDIDAKQLAMENIRRKAKGEEPLKELKKEDDDALAAADPDKVKPEDDAYLSETGRVLLDYLKLSNQVAKK